A single window of Oreochromis aureus strain Israel breed Guangdong linkage group 7, ZZ_aureus, whole genome shotgun sequence DNA harbors:
- the tnni4b.2 gene encoding troponin I4b, tandem duplicate 2, translating into MAEASRKSKISASRRLALKTKLLKTATVMLEEEKEQKKLKRETTLRERVPPLQLSGLSLQDLQALCKELHQKIDVVDEERYDTEVKVAKNNKEIENLSQKVFDLKGKMKRPALKRVKISADAMLGALLGSKVKESVDFKANLKTVKKEEEKKEEVTDWRKNVEAMSGMEGRKKLFDAGQ; encoded by the exons ATGGCTGAAGC ATCT AGAAAATCAAAGATTTCTGCATCCCGCAGACTTGCCCTTAAg ACCAAGCTGCTGAAAACGGCAACTGTGATGTtggaggaggaaaaagagcaaaagaagctGAAGAGAGAGACGACTTTGAGGGAGAGAGTCCCTCCACTTCAGCTGTCTGGTTTGTCTCTGCAGGACCTTCAG GCTCTGTGCAAAGAACTGCACCAAAAGATTGATGTGGTAGACGAAGAACGGTATGATACTGAAGTGAAAGTTGCCAAAAACAACAAGGAG ATTGAAAATCTTTCTCAAAAAGTCTTTGACTTAAAAGGTAAGATGAAGCGGCCTGCTCTCAAGAGGGTGAAGATCTCAGCTGATGCCATGTTGGGTGCTCTGCTGGGATCCAAGGTCAAAGAGTCTGTGGACTTTAAGGCAAATCTGAAGACAgtgaagaaagaggaggagaag AAAGAGGAGGTGACTGATTGGCGTAAGAATGTGGAGGCCATGTCTGGTATGGAGGGCAGGAAGAAGCTGTTTGATGCTGGACAATAg